The following proteins are encoded in a genomic region of Sorangiineae bacterium MSr12523:
- a CDS encoding PDZ domain-containing protein, with amino-acid sequence MQGASVGIGLFVLVSCVLFNTVAFVVLRYAMGLAVGVKGLQVACGVEQRPWAGVGLGRKLLFVLAGPLGCYLCATILLIAGSLLGGKETIDDTSMRVVVVPGGPASDAGLRDGDRIITVAGEPVADWDALRAKVARHAGVAVRLEVERQGQRLVLSPTPDANGKISVGTPVEHRSMGLGEAIGAAIAEPPAIWANTLRGMVRILVGSAPSAVSGPIAIAQAAGRATLAGNTLRFIGALNVYYLWIPILVALVLFPGIGVRRTRPAP; translated from the coding sequence ATGCAGGGAGCCTCCGTCGGGATCGGGCTGTTCGTTCTCGTGTCGTGCGTGTTGTTCAACACAGTGGCGTTCGTGGTGCTCCGCTATGCCATGGGCCTTGCCGTAGGGGTGAAAGGGCTGCAGGTGGCGTGCGGCGTGGAGCAACGGCCCTGGGCCGGCGTGGGACTCGGGCGAAAGCTCCTCTTCGTGCTGGCGGGGCCGCTTGGCTGTTACCTCTGCGCTACGATTCTGCTGATCGCCGGATCCCTTCTCGGCGGCAAAGAGACCATCGACGACACGAGCATGCGCGTCGTCGTCGTGCCCGGCGGTCCGGCATCGGACGCTGGGCTTCGCGATGGCGACCGAATCATCACGGTAGCGGGCGAGCCGGTCGCCGATTGGGACGCTCTGCGCGCGAAGGTGGCACGGCATGCAGGGGTAGCCGTTCGCCTCGAGGTCGAACGCCAGGGCCAGCGGCTCGTGCTGTCGCCGACGCCGGACGCCAATGGCAAGATCAGCGTCGGCACACCGGTTGAACATCGGAGCATGGGGCTCGGTGAGGCCATCGGTGCAGCCATCGCCGAGCCGCCGGCGATCTGGGCGAATACTCTGCGTGGCATGGTGCGAATCCTCGTCGGCTCGGCACCCTCCGCCGTCTCGGGTCCCATCGCCATCGCGCAGGCGGCGGGGCGTGCGACCCTCGCCGGCAACACGCTCAGGTTCATCGGCGCGCTCAATGTCTACTATTTGTGGATTCCAATCCTGGTGGCGCTCGTCCTATTCCCCGGCATCGGCGTCCGACGCACGCGGCCCGCGCCTTGA